The Myxococcaceae bacterium JPH2 genome has a window encoding:
- a CDS encoding thrombospondin type 3 repeat-containing protein, whose protein sequence is MTLARIAPALALGAFLVLTPNVSQAQDAPDNPECLGDECGRPKEEGGGCGCGCGCSVWVAYTDDGKTLSYTDDADGDGKADDKDNCPFASNRDQLDGDGDGVGDACDNCSAQSNVRQLDTDGDGIGDDCDTDDDNDGKLDAADNCPLVSNANQADADKDGKGDVCDTDDDNDGVPDGQDNCPLIANPLQGPPENPALCRTDDDKDGIADSYDNCPGVANTDQKDSDDDGQGDACDVDDDNDGVLDGAPDNCPLVANRDQSDDDGDGKGDACDDYFCLVLDKNNAEACLDPKSPFTVGTGGSMTLDKAGDAIRPPLFANRNGAAIEYTWTVVKRPSGSNSVVENPKGAVTYSRHWEYAYVDGSVPNFKPDKEGEYELQLTANLAFADRVFPAQRSSIASLKLKVGKDDEGSGCTSLPAGTSAAALGAALLGLLLRRRRTE, encoded by the coding sequence CTTGGCGCATTCCTGGTCCTCACCCCCAATGTTTCTCAGGCGCAGGACGCGCCCGACAATCCGGAGTGCCTGGGCGACGAATGCGGTCGCCCGAAGGAGGAGGGCGGCGGGTGCGGCTGCGGCTGCGGCTGCTCCGTCTGGGTGGCCTACACCGACGACGGCAAGACGCTGTCGTACACCGATGACGCGGACGGCGACGGCAAGGCCGACGACAAGGACAACTGCCCGTTCGCCAGCAACCGCGATCAGCTCGATGGCGACGGCGATGGCGTGGGCGATGCCTGCGACAACTGCTCGGCGCAGTCCAACGTCCGCCAGCTCGACACGGACGGCGACGGCATCGGCGATGACTGCGACACCGACGACGACAACGACGGCAAGCTGGACGCCGCGGACAACTGCCCGCTCGTCTCCAACGCCAACCAGGCGGACGCGGACAAGGATGGCAAGGGCGACGTCTGCGACACGGACGACGACAACGACGGCGTGCCGGACGGCCAGGACAACTGCCCGCTCATCGCCAACCCGCTGCAGGGCCCGCCGGAGAACCCCGCGCTGTGCCGCACGGACGATGACAAGGACGGCATCGCGGACAGCTACGACAACTGCCCGGGCGTGGCCAACACGGACCAGAAGGACTCGGACGACGACGGCCAGGGCGACGCGTGCGACGTGGACGACGACAACGACGGCGTCCTCGACGGCGCGCCGGACAACTGCCCGCTCGTGGCCAACCGCGACCAGTCGGACGATGACGGCGACGGCAAGGGCGACGCCTGTGACGACTACTTCTGCCTCGTGTTGGACAAGAACAACGCCGAGGCCTGCCTCGATCCGAAGTCGCCGTTCACCGTGGGCACCGGCGGCAGCATGACGCTGGACAAGGCCGGCGACGCCATCCGCCCGCCGCTCTTCGCCAACCGCAACGGCGCGGCCATCGAGTACACGTGGACCGTGGTGAAGCGTCCGTCCGGCTCCAACTCCGTGGTGGAGAACCCGAAGGGCGCCGTCACCTACAGCCGTCACTGGGAATACGCCTACGTGGACGGCAGCGTGCCGAACTTCAAGCCGGACAAGGAGGGTGAGTACGAGCTGCAGCTCACCGCCAACCTGGCGTTCGCCGACCGTGTGTTCCCCGCGCAGCGCAGCTCCATCGCCAGCCTGAAGCTGAAGGTGGGCAAGGACGACGAAGGCTCGGGCTGCACGTCGCTGCCGGCTGGCACCAGCGCCGCCGCGCTCGGCGCCGCGCTGCTCGGCCTGCTGCTGCGCCGCCGTCGGACGGAGTAA